The following coding sequences are from one Microtus pennsylvanicus isolate mMicPen1 chromosome 1, mMicPen1.hap1, whole genome shotgun sequence window:
- the Ginm1 gene encoding glycoprotein integral membrane protein 1 isoform X2 codes for MEGALSAPLPVRLLLFVALPAAGWLTTSVPMPPSTAPKDGIRINVTTLRDNGEVSKEQVVLNITYENGQVYVNDLPVSSGVTRMHCQTLIVKSENLENLEEKEYFGIVTVRILVHEWPMTSGSSSQLIVIQEEVVEIDGRQAQQKDVTEIDILVKNQRILRHSNFSLPLEESMLYSLSQDSDILLTLPNFSKEESISSLQTTSHYLVGNVETTVEGNALPGKLPETPLRAEPPSSYKVMCQWMEKLRKALCRFWGSVFPVFFMFLNVMLVGVLGAAGVIAVLKVLFPVCENKGILQVDKMNVMTVAPIILYPEGSEKTAEKLQDKTCI; via the exons ATGGAGGGCGCCCTATCGGCGCCACTGCCCGTCCGGCTGCTGCTTTTCGTGGCGCTGCCTGCCGCGGGGTGGCTGACCACCAGCGTGCCTATGCCGCCGTCCACAGCCCCGAAG GATGGCATCAGAATTAATGTAACTACCCTGAGAGACAATGGGGAGGTATCTAAAGAACAG GTTGTTCTTAACATAACCTATGAGAATGGACAGGTGTATGTAAATGATTTGCCTGTAAGTAGTGGTGTAACCCGGATGCACTGTCAGACTTTGATAG TGAAGAGTGAAAATCTGGAAAATTTGGAGGAGAAAGAATACTTTGGAATTGTCACTGTAAGGATCTTAGTTCATGAGTGGCCCATGACATCTGGCTCCAGTTCACAGCTAATTGTTATTCAAGAAGAGGTGGTAGAGATTGATGGAAGACAA gcTCAACAAAAGGATGTTACTGAAATTGACATTTTAGTTAAGAACCAGAGAATACTCAGACATTCAAACTTTTCCCTTCCTTTGGAAGAAAGCATGCTTTATTCTCTTTCCCAAGACAGTGACATTTTACTTACCCTTCCCAACTTTTCCAAAGAAG AAAGCATTAGTTCATTGCAGACCACCAGCCATTACCTCGTCGGGAATGTGGAGACCACCGTAGAGGGAAATGCATTACCTGGCAAATTGCCCGAGACACCTCTCAGAGCAGAGCCTCCATCTTCATACAAG GTAATGTGCCAGTGGATGGAAAAGCTCAGGAAAGCACTCTGTCGGTTCTGGGGCAGTGTGTTCCCGGTGTTCTTCATGTTTCTCAACGTCATGCTGGTTGGAGTTTTAGGAGCAGCGGGGGTCATAGCCGTGTTAAAGGTTCTTTTCCCAGTTTGTGAGAACAA AGGCATTCTTCAGGTGGATAAGATGAATGTTATGACAGTGGCACCTATCATCTTATATCCAGAGGGCTCCgagaaaacagcagaaaaactTCAAGATAAAACGTGTATTTAA
- the Ginm1 gene encoding glycoprotein integral membrane protein 1 isoform X1: MEGALSAPLPVRLLLFVALPAAGWLTTSVPMPPSTAPKDGIRINVTTLRDNGEVSKEQVVLNITYENGQVYVNDLPVSSGVTRMHCQTLIVKSENLENLEEKEYFGIVTVRILVHEWPMTSGSSSQLIVIQEEVVEIDGRQAQQKDVTEIDILVKNQRILRHSNFSLPLEESMLYSLSQDSDILLTLPNFSKEVESISSLQTTSHYLVGNVETTVEGNALPGKLPETPLRAEPPSSYKVMCQWMEKLRKALCRFWGSVFPVFFMFLNVMLVGVLGAAGVIAVLKVLFPVCENKGILQVDKMNVMTVAPIILYPEGSEKTAEKLQDKTCI, from the exons ATGGAGGGCGCCCTATCGGCGCCACTGCCCGTCCGGCTGCTGCTTTTCGTGGCGCTGCCTGCCGCGGGGTGGCTGACCACCAGCGTGCCTATGCCGCCGTCCACAGCCCCGAAG GATGGCATCAGAATTAATGTAACTACCCTGAGAGACAATGGGGAGGTATCTAAAGAACAG GTTGTTCTTAACATAACCTATGAGAATGGACAGGTGTATGTAAATGATTTGCCTGTAAGTAGTGGTGTAACCCGGATGCACTGTCAGACTTTGATAG TGAAGAGTGAAAATCTGGAAAATTTGGAGGAGAAAGAATACTTTGGAATTGTCACTGTAAGGATCTTAGTTCATGAGTGGCCCATGACATCTGGCTCCAGTTCACAGCTAATTGTTATTCAAGAAGAGGTGGTAGAGATTGATGGAAGACAA gcTCAACAAAAGGATGTTACTGAAATTGACATTTTAGTTAAGAACCAGAGAATACTCAGACATTCAAACTTTTCCCTTCCTTTGGAAGAAAGCATGCTTTATTCTCTTTCCCAAGACAGTGACATTTTACTTACCCTTCCCAACTTTTCCAAAGAAG TAGAAAGCATTAGTTCATTGCAGACCACCAGCCATTACCTCGTCGGGAATGTGGAGACCACCGTAGAGGGAAATGCATTACCTGGCAAATTGCCCGAGACACCTCTCAGAGCAGAGCCTCCATCTTCATACAAG GTAATGTGCCAGTGGATGGAAAAGCTCAGGAAAGCACTCTGTCGGTTCTGGGGCAGTGTGTTCCCGGTGTTCTTCATGTTTCTCAACGTCATGCTGGTTGGAGTTTTAGGAGCAGCGGGGGTCATAGCCGTGTTAAAGGTTCTTTTCCCAGTTTGTGAGAACAA AGGCATTCTTCAGGTGGATAAGATGAATGTTATGACAGTGGCACCTATCATCTTATATCCAGAGGGCTCCgagaaaacagcagaaaaactTCAAGATAAAACGTGTATTTAA